The Pseudomonas sp. IB20 region GTTCGGGGTCGCGCCTTTTTCCAGGGTGAGGTAGCGGCGCATGTCGACGATGGCGTCCACGTGCTCGATCATCATCGGGCACTCTTCCACGCAGGCGCGGCAGGTGGTGCACGACCACAGGGTTTCAGCATCCACCAGGCCGTTGACGATCGGCTGGTGCGGGTTGCCGCTGTGTTCGCCAATAACCTTGCCTGGATACGGGCTGCCGGCGAACTTGGCGTCGGTGCCACCGGCCAGGCCGACCACCATGTCCTGGATCAGCTTTTTCGGGTTCAGCGGCTGGCCGGCGGCGAACGCCGGGCACGCGGCTTCGCACTTGCCGCACTGCACGCAGGCGTCGAAGCCGAGCAGTTGGTTCCAGGTGAAATCCTTGGGTTTTTCCACGCCCAGCGGCGCGGTTTTATCGCTCAAGTCCAGCGGCTTCAACCCGGTGGAACGGCCGCCACCAAAACGTTCGGCACGGCGGTGCCAGGCCAGGTGCAGGGCACCGGCGAAGGCGTGTTTCATCGGGCCGCCCCAGGTCATGCCGAAGAACATTTCCGACACGCCCCACAGCACGCCCAGGCTCAACAAGGCGGCCAGCAACCAGCCGCCGAAGTCGGCTGGCAGAACCCCGGCCACCGGCAAGGTCACCAGGAAGAAACTCACCGAGAACGCCATCAGGCTTTTCGGCAGGCGCATCCACGGGCCTTTCGACAGACGTGACGGCGGGTTACGCCGCCGCAGGTAAACGAACGTGGCGCCGACAAACATCAGCACCGAGGCCAGCAGCAAGGCATAGCCGAGGATGCGGTTATGCAGGCCGAAACCGTGCACCAGAATCGCCAACAGCGCCGACAGCACAAAGCCCAGCGCGGTAGCGACGTGGGTGTTAGCAATGTATTTGTCGCGGGCGACCACGTGGTGCAGGTCGACCATGTAGCGCTTGGGCATGGCCAGCAGGCCGCCAAGCAGGTCGACTTTGGAGGCGCGGCCACGGCGCCACATGGCTGCCCGGCGCAGGGCGCCCAAGACGGCAAGGCCCAGGGCGGCAAACAAGAGAACAGGCAGCAAGGTGTTCAACATGGTGAAGCTCCCGAAGACCACACAGGTCTTGCATGGGAATCGGTTCAATGTGAGAGCTGGCTTGTGTGGGAGCTGGCTTGCCTGCGATGGCATCAACGCGGTCGTCCACCCGGCTCCCACAGAAAAGCTGGCTCCCACATTGATCGCGTTCCTGTTGGGTCAGAAATCCTTGCACAGGCGCAGGGCGTCATAGATGGCGGCGTGGGTATTACGTTGCGCCACACAGTCACCAATGCGGAACAGCAAGTACCCCTCACCCGGCTCGCTCAGGCACGGCTGTGGCTTGATCGCGAACAGGGCTTCGATGTCCATCTGGCCCTTGTTGCGCGAACCGGGTTTGAGGGCGTAGTAGATCTCCTCGTCCGGGCGCACGCCGTTTTCCACCACCACCTGGTCCACCACTCGCTCCTCTTTGGCGCCGGTGTATTCGTTCTCCAGCACCGCCACCAGCTTGTCGCCTTCGCGGTAGACCTTTTCCAGCATCATGTCGCCGGTCATGATCACTTCCTTGGGGTACATGCTGCGGTAGTAGGTCGGGAACGACGTACCGCCGACGGCCACGCCCGGCTTGATGTCGTCGGTGACGATTTCGACCTGGCAGCCCTTGTCCGCCAAAAAGTCCGCCACCGACATGCCGGTGAATTCGCAGATGGTGTCGTACACCAGCACGTTCTTGCCCGGCGCGACTTTGCCGTCGAGCACGTCCCAACTGCTGACCACCAGGCCTTGCGCCGCGCCCCAGTGTTCGTTCTGCTCCAGGAATGGATGCCCGCCGACAGCCAGCACCACGACATCTGGGCGCAGGTCGAGGATCGCTTCGGCATTCGCCGCCACGCCCAGGCGCAGGTCGACGTTCAGGCGTGCCAGTTCCAGCTGGAACCAGCGCGTGATGCCGGCGATCTGGTCACGTTGTGGGGCTTTCGAGGCGGTGGTGATTTGCCCACCGATAAAGTCTTTCTTCTCGAACAGCGTCACGTCATGGCCACGCTCGGCGGCAACGCGCGCAGCTTCCATCCCGGCCGGGCCGGCACCGACCACCACGACCTTGCGTTTGGGCCCGGTGGATTTCTCAATGATGTGCGGCACGCCCATGTACTCACGCGAGGTCGCGGCGTTCTGGATGCACAGCACGTCCAGCCCTTGGTACTGGCGGTCGATGCAGTAGTTGGCGCCGACGCACTGCTTGATCTGGTCGATCTGGCCCATCTTGATCTTGGCGATCAGGTGCGGGTCGGCGATGTGCGCACGGGTCATGCCGACCATGTCTACGTAGCCGCCTTCCAGAATGCGCGTGGCCTGGTTCGGGTCCTTGATGTTCTGCGCGTGCAGCACCGGCGACTTGACCACTTCCTTGATACCGGCTGCCAAGTGCAGGAACGGCTCCGGTGGGTAACTCATGTTTGGGATCACGTTGGCCAGGGTGTTGTGAGTGTCGCAACCCGAGCCCACCACGCCGATAAAGTCCAACATGCCGGTGTCGTCGTAATACTTGGCGATCTGTTTCATGTCCTCGTGGGACAAGCCGTCCGGGTGAAATTCATCGCCGCACAGGCGGATGCCCACGCAGAAATCCGGGCCGACTTCCTTGCGCACAGCCTTCAGGACTTCCAAGCCGAAGCGCATGCGGTTTTCAAAGCTGCCGCCCCATTCGTCGGTGCGCTTGTTGACCCGTGGGCTCCAGAACTGGTCGATCATGTGCTGGTGCACCGCCGACAGCTCCACGCCATCCAGGCCACCGGCTTTGGCCCGCGCGGCGGCGCTGGCGTAGTTGCCGATCACGCGCCAGATTTCTTCCGGCTCGATGGTTTTGCAGGTCGCACGGTGCACCGGCTCACGGATGCCCGACGGCGACAGCAGGGTCGGCCAATGCTCGCCGTCCCAGCGCGAGCGACGGCCCATGTGGGTAATCTGGATCATGATCTTCGCGCCATGCTTGTGCATGGCATCGGCCAGGTTCTGGAAGTGCGGGATGATCCGGTCGTCGGCCAGGTTCACCGATTTCCACCAGCCTTGCGGGCTGTCGATGGCCACACTGGAAGACCCGCCGCAGATCGCCAGGCCAATCCCGCCCTTGGCTTTCTCTTCGTAGTACTTCACATAGCGGTCGGTGGTCATGCCGCCGTCGGTGGCATACACCTCGGCGTGGGCGGTACTGAGCACGCG contains the following coding sequences:
- the dgcB gene encoding dimethylglycine demethylation protein DgcB produces the protein MLNTLLPVLLFAALGLAVLGALRRAAMWRRGRASKVDLLGGLLAMPKRYMVDLHHVVARDKYIANTHVATALGFVLSALLAILVHGFGLHNRILGYALLLASVLMFVGATFVYLRRRNPPSRLSKGPWMRLPKSLMAFSVSFFLVTLPVAGVLPADFGGWLLAALLSLGVLWGVSEMFFGMTWGGPMKHAFAGALHLAWHRRAERFGGGRSTGLKPLDLSDKTAPLGVEKPKDFTWNQLLGFDACVQCGKCEAACPAFAAGQPLNPKKLIQDMVVGLAGGTDAKFAGSPYPGKVIGEHSGNPHQPIVNGLVDAETLWSCTTCRACVEECPMMIEHVDAIVDMRRYLTLEKGATPNKGAEVLENLIATDNPGGFAPGGRLNWAADLNLPLFSEKGSADVLFWVGDGAFDMRNQRTLRAFVKVLKAAKVDFAVLGLEERDSGDVARRLGDEATFQLLAARNIQTLAKYSFKRIVTCDPHSFHVLKNEYGAFNGNYLVQHHSTFMAELIGDGALNLGQHKGNSVTYHDPCYLGRYNGEYEAPRQVLRALGIEVKEMQRSGFRSRCCGGGGGAPITDIPGKQRIPDMRMEDIRETGAELVAVGCPQCTAMLEGVVEPRPLIKDIAELVADALLEDAAPAKTLKREPAQVH
- the dgcA gene encoding dimethylglycine demethylation protein DgcA, with product MAFEAMFAPIQIGKLTIRNRVLSTAHAEVYATDGGMTTDRYVKYYEEKAKGGIGLAICGGSSSVAIDSPQGWWKSVNLADDRIIPHFQNLADAMHKHGAKIMIQITHMGRRSRWDGEHWPTLLSPSGIREPVHRATCKTIEPEEIWRVIGNYASAAARAKAGGLDGVELSAVHQHMIDQFWSPRVNKRTDEWGGSFENRMRFGLEVLKAVRKEVGPDFCVGIRLCGDEFHPDGLSHEDMKQIAKYYDDTGMLDFIGVVGSGCDTHNTLANVIPNMSYPPEPFLHLAAGIKEVVKSPVLHAQNIKDPNQATRILEGGYVDMVGMTRAHIADPHLIAKIKMGQIDQIKQCVGANYCIDRQYQGLDVLCIQNAATSREYMGVPHIIEKSTGPKRKVVVVGAGPAGMEAARVAAERGHDVTLFEKKDFIGGQITTASKAPQRDQIAGITRWFQLELARLNVDLRLGVAANAEAILDLRPDVVVLAVGGHPFLEQNEHWGAAQGLVVSSWDVLDGKVAPGKNVLVYDTICEFTGMSVADFLADKGCQVEIVTDDIKPGVAVGGTSFPTYYRSMYPKEVIMTGDMMLEKVYREGDKLVAVLENEYTGAKEERVVDQVVVENGVRPDEEIYYALKPGSRNKGQMDIEALFAIKPQPCLSEPGEGYLLFRIGDCVAQRNTHAAIYDALRLCKDF